Proteins encoded by one window of Aspergillus chevalieri M1 DNA, chromosome 6, nearly complete sequence:
- the chiA1 gene encoding class III chitinase ChiA1 (CAZy:GH18;~COG:G;~EggNog:ENOG410PIRU;~InterPro:IPR017853,IPR001223,IPR001579;~PFAM:PF00704;~SECRETED:SignalP(1-21);~go_function: GO:0004553 - hydrolase activity, hydrolyzing O-glycosyl compounds [Evidence IEA];~go_process: GO:0005975 - carbohydrate metabolic process [Evidence IEA]), which translates to MVSSKLVATVGALALAPVASAFDAQAKTNVAVYYGQGTNQQRLSHFCHETSLDIINLGFVNVFPDQGVLGMPGTNFGNQCDGLTSNVGNTSTQFLTGCHQLAEDIPICQAAGKKVLLSLGGDSGSVQKIESEKSAINFADFLWDSFGPKSNNLALLGSPRPFGDAVVDGFDFDIEVGGGNGYATMINRLREHFAEDPSRTFYISGAPQCPIPDAQLGDAIANAVFDFVWVQFYNTEGCSARNFVQGNGNPGFNYDEWVTVIKNSANPDAKLLVGLPASPDMAIEGFYLNPAEVEPLVSKYMNKYSETFGGIMLWEATASDNNVINNGTYADNMKEILYRYGPKPTPTPTPTPTPSQTPSHTPSSSSISVHSSSPAPSSSPVSSKTPVLSSTRTASSSSVVFTPSSSVLATSSTKASSSPISTGVSQSSSQVASSSVAPSSTPIASGKPTQSHSSAFSQASSSAPATSTPVASSTHSPSRSAVASTSSSSLATSSAPKASSSPVLTRVSQSSSQVASSSSIPAKSSSSVIASNKPTTSGKPTTSSSVAVSASQSVTSSAVPTALTSKPVISTKSSSSVLINSTPVVGSQSSVIPSASSASVGVPGSSPAITPSASVTGLPSATATESKTVTTAIVTSYIDICPTGFTTVTTIYTTTYCPETAVPATPTMKPSVPTGWTTVATVCTHCAATPTTVTLTLPPKTTGPAGAMSTGTSNGNESGNSGNTVTGTETDSTITATVIGNNSMPKPSGALSSHASQKPQDSAGTSLRVPTAAVTPSGPVSTPLIRVPTGTGSARASSTLYARPTGTASRVPVSPSGTTGTEPLFTGGAAKNVGSGVAIAMAVAAVLL; encoded by the exons ATGGTGTCCAGTAAACTTGTCGCCACTGTCGGGGCCCTGGCACTGGCCCCGGTTGCTTCGGCTTTTGATGCACAGGCAAAAACCAACGTTGCCGTCTACTAT GGCCAAGGTACCAACCAGCAACGACTGAGCCATTTCTGCCACGAGACATCGCTAGACATTATCAACCTCGGTTTCGTCAATGTCTTCCCCGACCAAGGCGTTCTGGGAATGCCGGGCACCAACTTTGGTAACCAGTGTGATGGTCTGACCTCGAACGTTGGCAATACATCGACCCAGTTCCTCACTGGTTGCCATCAATTGGCGGAGGATATCCCGATTTGTCAGGCGGCTGGCAAGAAGGTCCTCCTTTCTTTGGGAGGTGATTCTGGTTCGGTTCAGAAGATCGAGTCTGAGAAGTCGGCCATTAACTTTGCCGACTTCCTCTGGGATTCGTTTGGTCCGAAGAGTAACAACTTGGCACTTCTTGGAAGCCCTCGTCCTTTTGGTGATGCTGTAGTGGATGGATTTGACTTTGATATCGAAGTTGGTGGTGGTAACG GCTACGCGACCATGATCAACCGTCTCCGTGAGCACTTCGCAGAGGACCCTTCCCGGACCTTCTATATCTCAGGCGCACCCCAATGCCCTATCCCCGATGCTCAATTGGGTGACGCCATCGCCAACGCTGTCTTCGATTTTGTTTGGGTCCAATTCTATAATACTGAAGGATGCTCTGCCAGAAACTTTGTGCAGGGCAATGGCAACCCGGGATTCAACTACGATGAATGGGTGACCGTCATCAAGAACAGCGCCAACCCTGACGCAAAGCTCCTTGTCGGTCTACCTGCCAGTCCAGACATGGCCATTGAGGGATTTTACTTGAATCCTGCCGAAGTTGAGCCCCTGGTTTCCAAGTACATGAACAAGTATTCCGAGACTTTCGGTGGTATTATGCTCTGGGAGGCAACTGCATCTGACAATAATGTCATCAACAATGGCACCTACGCGGACAACATGAAGGAGATCTTGTACAGGTACGGTCCTAAGCCTACGCCCACGCCTACGCCCACGCCTACGCCCTCGCAGACTCCTTCGCACACTCCATCGTCTTCCAGCATTTCTGTTCACTCGAGCAGTCCGGCCCCATCAAGCTCCCCGGTTTCCTCGAAGACCCCAGTGCTGTCTAGCACCCGCACTGCCTCGAGCTCGTCTGTTGTATTTactccttcctcttccgtTCTGGCAACTTCGAGCACCAAGGCTTCTAGCTCCCCTATCTCGACTGGAGTGTCGCAGTCAAGCTCGCAGGTCGCTTCCAGCTCCGTTGCTCCGTCGAGCACGCCGATTGCTTCCGGCAAGCCAACTCAATCGCACTCTTCGGCTTTCTCTCAGGCTTCCTCTTCGGCCCCGGCAACATCTACGCCCGTGGCGTCCAGCACCCACTCTCCTTCAAGGTCGGCTGTTGcatcgacttcatcttcctccCTGGCCACTTCGAGCGCACCCAAGGCTTCTAGCTCTCCTGTCTTGACTAGAGTATCACAGTCGAGCTCTCAGGTTGCTTCCAGCTCGTCCATTCCGGCGAAGTCATCGAGCTCGGTGATTGCATCTAACAAACCCACGACATCTGGTAAGCCTACGACTTCTAGCTCTGTGGCTGTCTCTGCTTCTCAGTCTGTCACTTCATCTGCGGTGCCAACCGCATTAACCAGCAAGCCTGTGATTTCCACCAAGTCGTCTTCATCTGTCTTGATCAACTCCACTCCGGTTGTCGGCTCGCAGAGCTCTGTCATTCCCAGCGCATCCTCTGCTTCTGTCGGTGTCCCGGGGTCCAGCCCTGCAATCACTCCTTCGGCCTCGGTCACTGGTCTTCCCTCCGCGACTGCTACAGAGTCCAAGACTGTCACAACTGCGATTGTGACTTCGTACATTGACATCTGTCCCACTGGATTCACGACGGTTACCACCATCTACACTACGACCTATTGCCCTGAGACCGCCGTGCCGGCAACCCCGACTATGAAGCCATCTGTTCCTACGGGATGGACTACGGTCGCAACCGTTTGCACTCACTGTGCGGCGACGCCTACTACCGTGACGCTCACGCTGCCTCCGAAGACTACTGGCCCAGCTGGTGCCATGTCTACTGGGACATCTAACGGCAACGAATCTGGCAACTCTGGCAACACCGTTACAGGAACCGAGACTGACAGCACAATCACTGCCACCGTAATTGGCAACAACTCCATGCCTAAGCCCTCCGGTGCCCTCTCCAGCCACGCCAGCCAGAAGCCCCAGGACTCCGCGGGAACTTCCCTCCGTGTCCCGACCGCCGCCGTCACGCCTTCCGGACCCGTTAGCACCCCATTGATCCGCGTCCCTACTGGCACTGGATCCGCTCGTGCTTCATCGACCTTGTACGCCAGACCCACTGGCACTGCATCGCGGGTGCCTGTTTCCCCTAGCGGTACCACTGGAACCGAGCCGTTGTTTACCGGTGGTGCGGCGAAGAACGTGGGTAGTGGGGTTGCGATTGCTATGGCTGTCGCTGCGGTCCTTCTGTAG
- a CDS encoding WW domain-containing protein (COG:O;~EggNog:ENOG410QEA5;~InterPro:IPR036020,IPR001202;~PFAM:PF00397;~go_function: GO:0005515 - protein binding [Evidence IEA]), translated as MGLMDKIMDKVIEKAQGGGSHSEESYGGGGYGGGDSGYSSGPPPPQDLPYPWVARYDPNSGRQYYVNEQTGETSWEHPGSRGGGGYGGEYGGGYGGGSGGYGGGGYGEGSGYAPQGHEEKKDHSMLYGVGGAALGLAGGALAMHEGEKIHDGWEEKKDDIEEGVHDFPENAAHWTGEKVGEAEQIPDNIEEGFDRFGNKVEDGWDNTVENIEDAPENIAEWTGEKVGAVESFGDNIGDAYDEGEAEGRGDDEW; from the exons ATGGGCCTCATGGACAAAATCATGGACAAAGTCATCGAAAAAGCCCAAGGCGGCGGCAGCCACAGCGAAGAATCatacggcggcggcggctaTGGTGGCGGTGACTCCGGCTACAGCTCCGGCCCTCCTCCCCCCCAAGACCTCCCTTATCCCTGGGTCGCACGCTACGATCCGAACAGCGGGCGCCAGTACTATGTGAACGAGCAGACCGGTGAGACGAGCTGGGAGCATCCCGGTTCccgcggtggtggtggatacGGAGGGGAGTATGGAGGGGGATacggtggtggtagtggggGATATGGAGGTGGTGGATATGGGGAGGGTTCTGGGTATGCGCCGCAGGGGcatgaggagaagaaagatcATAGTATGCTTTATGGAGTTGGGGGTGCGGCGCTGGGATTGGCGGGTGGTGCGTTGGCGATGCATGAGGGAGAGAAGATTC ACGATGGatgggaggagaagaaggatgacaTTGAAGAGGGTGTGCATGATTTCCCCGAGAACGCTGCCCACTGGACCGGTGAAAAG GTCGGCGAAGCCGAACAGATCCCCGACAATATCGAAGAGGGCTTTGACCGCTTCGGGAACAAGGTCGAGGACGGCTGGGACAACACTGTGGAAAACATCGAGGATGCCCCCGAGAACATCGCCGAATGGACAGGCGAAAAGGTCGGTGCTGTGGAATCGTTTGGCGATAATATCGGGGATGCGTATGATGAGGGTGAGGCCGAGGGACGGGGTGATGATGAATGGTGA
- a CDS encoding uncharacterized protein (SECRETED:SignalP(1-25)): MLHHPFRLLLSIFLGLAALTQLVLSAPTKGVTEDTKVLGLKAANFESKARVLLYSSDKQTAWGRFPEYRNKADTQEIINAVKEVALAGYGYFSGTSGYFKTNLVAAMYDDQNGIFFSTIPHGKYVEELDGDIKKAREWRAKRQQLRQECKPEDKVFEESNSLKPNAPGWATAAGQKKYKPHAEDGVLYYYEKATGTRTSEVAERKETECWWLNSPKTYMSVFGLMPGEHIAKFHLACGEDNNNLSCEAMLQHFRIQQAPTAPLTRRSMGEIEARAAAKSKQHEDQDLKCKQKKDEL; this comes from the coding sequence ATGCTGCATCATCCCTTCAGACTTCTCCTATCGATCTTTTTAGGGCTGGCGGCCTTGACCCAGTTGGTGCTCAGTGCACCGACGAAGGGTGTAACCGAAGATACCAAAGTACTCGGTCTCAAAGCCGCGAACTTCGAAAGTAAAGCGCGTGTATTATTATATTCATCGGACAAACAGACTGCCTGGGGCCGGTTCCCTGAATACAGAAACAAGGCAGACACCCAGGAAATTATCAATGCCGTGAAGGAAGTCGCTCTTGCGGGATATGGATATTTCTCCGGGACATCAGGATATTTCAAAACCAATCTCGTCGCTGCCATGTATGATGATCAAAACGGGATTTTTTTCTCGACCATTCCCCATGGAAAGTACGTGGAGGAGCTAGATGGGGATATCAAAAAGGCAAGAGAGTGGAGAGCAAAGAGGCAACAGCTCAGGCAAGAGTGCAAGCCAGAGGACAAGGTTTTTGAAGAGTCCAACAGCTTGAAGCCAAATGCACCCGGCTGGGCCACAGCGGCGGGACAGAAGAAATACAAACCTCATGCTGAGGACGGCGTCTTATATTATTATGAGAAGGCAACGGGGACCAGGACCTCTGAAGTTGCCGAGCGGAAAGAAACGGAATGCTGGTGGCTAAACAGCCCGAAGACCTACATGTCTGTCTTTGGATTGATGCCAGGCGAACATATTGCCAAATTCCACCTGGCTTGTGGAGAGGACAATAACAACCTTTCTTGCGAGGCCATGCTTCAGCACTTCCGTATTCAGCAGGCACCAACGGCTCCACTCACTCGCCGATCTATGGGTGAAATCGAAGCACGAGCAGCCGCAAAATCAAAACAACATGAGGACCAGGACCTCAAATGCAAGCAGAAAAAAGACGAATTGTGA
- a CDS encoding uncharacterized protein (COG:S;~EggNog:ENOG410PV13): MENTFISEDPGFILQDDLFRSIETDLSQPQQEEENILIQLTDASTKPLKVLKLEYTSDLPEYPSTDPNGYGYVINVPPNQQRETVEDMVNSIQYCVRQNYRNRPSSHSSFLGTSYTSSSYRCSGIKICEYAGIQLKNMHHTHVTDDLWTILQDIRQRIHEMERDTTKDAAYRFYRSAKNLFKNQLSCYHFQNSCQPKLTQSSIPNPLGGFDFYVRCINAPSDPAGHYTYRVPKNGSVHLQFLEGLLNNEIIMDMEECGAVESIKSKSLYCAYDHPQGPGKLVHAKCNVTFHWLIPTDLSQNPYFVFMSHGVHTHVPPPPRKAPAKIMNGILQSINQARSPSLTLGTFLKSPALQSFCAEHNCHTIQQIHESFSNMDPIQAVIRKQRLLHYPAGQNVNGVMFELGKNKDLQEYIHEVYQQNDQIMIICILKEQAELLHTLSSIEIDMSFKRVQSKEMKEVVFATYLADQKKIMTLCRVFTTEDTTEGYYILFKKIYHIVYKLTGKRITFRALHGTGCHNLASLVSYLGF; this comes from the exons ATGGAGAACACATTCATTTCTGAAGATCCTGGTTTTATCTTACAAGATGATCTAtttagatcaattgaaaccGACTTGAGTCAACCCCAGCAGGAG gaagaaaatattCTTATTCAGCTAACTGATGCCTCAACGAAGCCATTGAAGGTCCTTAAATTAGAATATACAAGTGATCTTCCGGAATATCCATCTACTGATCCTAATGGATATGGGTATGTTATAAATGTGCCGCCGAATCAGCAGAGGGAAACTGTAGAGGACATGGTTAACAGT ATTCAGTACTGTGTTCGACAAAATTATCGCAACCGGCCTTCCAGCCATTCTTCATTCCTAGGAACATCATATACTAGCTCCTCTTATAGATGTTCTGGTATAAAGATCTGTGAATATGCCGGTATACAACTGAAAAATATGCATCACACTCATGTTACAGATGATTTATGGACAATTTTGCAAGATATTCGACAGCGCATTCatgagatggaaagagataCAACCAAAGATGCTGCATATAg ATTTTATCGATCAGCAAAAAATCTCTTTAAAAATCAACTATCTTGTTATCACTTTCAGAATTCTTGCCAGCCTAAGTTAACCCAAAGCTCCATTCCG AATCCTCTAGGTGGTTTCGATTTCTATGTTAGATGCATCAATGCACCATCAGACCCTGCAGGTCATTATACCTATAGAGTTCCAAAGAATGGCTCAGTGCACCTTCAGTTTCTTGAGGGATTGTTGAATAATGAAAttattatggatatggaagagTGCGGTGCTGTTGAATCGATCAAGTCAAAGTCACTGTATTGTG CATATGATCATCCTCAGGGACCTGGAAAATTAGTACATGCTAAATGTAATGTGACTTTCCATTGGTTAATTCCCACTGATTTAAGTCAAAATCCATATTTTGTCTTTATGTCTCATGGTGTTCATACACatgttcctccacctccacgaaAGGCACCTGCAAAAATTATGAATGGAATTCTGCAATCGATAAATCAGGCTCGGAGCCCAAGCTTGACACTGG GTACATTTCTTAAAAGTCCAGCATTACAATCATTCTGTGCTGAGCATAATTGCCATACAATTCAGCAAATTCATGAGAGTTTCTCAAATATGGACCCAATTCAAGCTGTCATTCGAAAACAAAGACTTCTCCATTATCCAGCTGGTCAGAATGTCAATGGTGTAATGTTCGAATTAGGAAAGAACAAAGATCTTCAG GAGTACATACATGAAgtttatcaacaaaatgaTCAGATCATGATAATATGCATTCTGAAAGAGCAAGCTGAATTACTTCATACATTATCTTCTATAGAGATTGATATGTCATTCAAACGAGTACAAtcaaaagagatgaaggaggtGGTATTTGCCACATATTTAGCAgatcagaaaaaga TTATGACTCTTTGTCGTGTCTTTACAACTGAAGACACTACAGAGGGCTATTATATCTtattcaagaagatctaTCATATTGTGTATAAGTTGACAGGCAAGAGGATTACCTTTCGTGCCCTACATGGTACTGgttgtcacaacctggcttctctcgtgtcgtacctagggttctag
- a CDS encoding uncharacterized protein (COG:S;~EggNog:ENOG410PZT1;~InterPro:IPR014892,IPR036388,IPR001810,IPR036390, IPR036047;~PFAM:PF00646,PF08784,PF12937;~go_function: GO:0005515 - protein binding [Evidence IEA]): protein MHKMSHTIISANETISKLPTEILFHIFSFLPTTSDQGIGDFDAQWRPLRLVCLQWRNVVDMFIYSHLTLPSQNEDHGSLRLERCLKQMDRRPHRWKYLHSLSLNVQGDSERGYCISLIKEATRKGSVINQLALTTEILSFDQALSETIAGLPLTSLDLSGVKFGIGLRTIWKYFNLPTLQHIHLSQITWSDDMLDLLRSLKFDQNWVYLAEEHIVEYQQLNHPDKCEQLLPVGCHQNLKSLVLPVPAAEPDVADLLFLWPAHLKRVTFLFIHDTLYAESYPAPVIESLLNLHRDSLERIELPPIPGNGLPNLSAFHNISELHLHASSFFNTTPFDASSKLEAPCLQRLTIDFTKHEPFSRSVGGSVDPEDFSNHKSNFLEHFIITQKSGQSKTCLRQIFLRFGPETIAEDSILLELWSADLVEEVSAVAASYDISLTYNKPVYVEGRGEFPRRVLDRTQHMIFDLLLEPPTQDGVHVDAIKNSLGLPTAEVESAIEGMLRDGILFTTVDADTFDIIDYFS, encoded by the coding sequence ATGCATAAAATGTCGCACACAATCATTTCAGCCAATGAAACAATATCGAAACTCCCAACTGAAATCCTCTTTCATATCTTTTCATTCCTCCCGACGACCTCTGATCAAGGGATTGGTGATTTTGATGCACAATGGCGACCGCTTAGATTAGTCTGCCTACAGTGGAGAAATGTGGTCGACATGTTCATCTACTCCCATCTCACTCTCCCATCTCAAAACGAGGATCATGGTTCTTTGAGACTGGAGCGATGTCTAAAACAAATGGACCGCAGACCACATCGCTGGAAATACCTCCATTCTTTATCTTTAAATGTGCAAGGTGACTCTGAGCGGGGATACTGCATTTCACTTATCAAAGAAGCAACAAGAAAGGGTAGTGTTATCAATCAATTGGCCTTAACGACTGAAATCCTCTCTTTTGATCAAGCACTATCTGAGACAATTGCTGGACTCCCACTGACCTCTCTTGACCTGAGCGGTGTCAAATTTGGAATTGGCTTGAGAACAATATGGAAGTATTTCAACTTGCCTACACTACAACACATTCACCTGAGCCAAATCACTTGGAGTGACGATATGCTGGATCTGCTAAGAAGCCTGAAATTTGATCAAAATTGGGTCTACTTAGCAGAGGAGCATATTGTTGAGTATCAGCAACTCAATCATCCTGATAAGTGTGAGCAATTGCTACCTGTTGGCTGCCATCAGAACCTCAAGTCATTAGTTCTACCAGTGCCTGCTGCAGAGCCAGATGTGGCAGATCTCCTATTTCTCTGGCCAGCTCACCTCAAGAGAGTGACATTTTTGTTTATTCATGATACACTCTATGCTGAAAGCTACCCCGCTCCTGTGATTGAGAGCCTACTGAATCTACACCGTGATTCCCTTGAAAGAATTGAGCTCCCGCCTATCCCTGGAAACGGACTACCAAACCTGAGTGCATTTCACAACATATCTGAATTGCATCTTCATGCATCCTCTTTCTTTAATACAACACCTTTTGATGCATCCTCCAAACTAGAAGCTCCTTGTCTTCAGCGACTCACCATTGACTTCACCAAACATGAGCCATTCTCAAGAAGTGTCGGGGGATCAGTAGACCCTGAAGATTTCAGCAACCACAAATCCAATTTTCTAGAACACTTCATCATTACCCAGAAGTCAGGGCAGTCAAAAACCTGCCTGAGACAGATATTTCTCCGATTCGGCCCCGAGACAATTGCAGAGGATAGTATCCTATTGGAGCTGTGGTCAGCTGATCTTGTGGAGGAGGTTTCTGCAGTGGCAGCTTCTTATGATATCTCTCTGACATACAACAAACCGGTTTATGTTGAGGGTAGAGGAGAATTTCCAAGGAGAGTCTTGGATAGAACCCAGCACATGATATTTGACTTACTGCTCGAGCCACCAACCCAGGATGGAGTGCATGTTGACGCCATTAAAAACAGCTTAGGGCTTCCTACTGCAGAGGTTGAGTCTGCTATTGAGGGGATGCTGCGGGATGGAATACTTTTTACTACTGTTGATGCTGATACATTCGATATCATTGACTATTTTTCGTGA
- a CDS encoding uncharacterized protein (COG:T;~EggNog:ENOG410PY3E;~InterPro:IPR011009) — MDFPRSFAQKSSVIDRLLHRIQLDLVYEYVHLAIPLGGLTGIVDFNEADIATVCREILDGLILFTSKLGISHGSVDCSNVLLNEKGEIQLGRQDLALDFSKRLTITLANVGDSTLNSNMLSNWKSDLAAVGFLVICLSDKTALISTVAPLKTALSSPACGFIEKSKTESAKELLNDELLYPATPGGAEA; from the exons ATGGACTTTCCAAGAAGCTTCGCACAAAAATCTAGTGTCATTGATAGACTTCTACACAGAATCCAGCTTGATTTGGTCTATGAGTATGTGCATCTGGCTATTCCACTAGGCGGCTTAACAGGGATTGTGGATTTCAATGAGGCGGATATAGCCACTGTGTGCAGGGAGATTCTAGATGGTCTCATTTTATTCACTTCCAAACTCGGCATATCACACGGTTCAGTTGACTGCAGCAATGTCCTCCTAAACGAGAAAGGAGAGATACAATTGGGTAGGCAAGACCTTGCCCTAGATTTCAGTAAACGGTTAACGATAACTCTAGCAAATGTTGGGGACAGTACATTAAACAGCAACATGCTGAGCAACTGGAAGTCAGATTTAGCAGCCGTTGGTTTCCTTGTCATTTGTCTCAGTGACAAAACTGCCTTGATTTCAACAGTCGCTCCTTTGAAGACTGCGCTATCAAGTCCAGCTTGTGGTTTCATAGAAAAGTCAAAAACGGAGTCAGCTAAAGAACTTTTGAAT GATGAATTATTGTATCCAGCAACACCAGGAGGGGCTGAAGCCTAA